One genomic segment of Peribacillus sp. FSL H8-0477 includes these proteins:
- a CDS encoding DUF1878 family protein, with protein MKDLYKEVETLRYHQELLINVIRNREAELDLLFVEKNLTREEGRILLKLCATLSKKMEIEKAEGYLHFQPLLQQLRNQLNPKLSIYELIRSCLKQGVFSEFMKEMEKELKL; from the coding sequence ATGAAGGACCTGTATAAAGAGGTGGAAACGTTACGTTATCATCAGGAATTATTGATCAATGTAATAAGAAATCGGGAAGCAGAACTAGATCTGCTCTTCGTAGAAAAAAATCTAACGAGGGAAGAGGGAAGGATACTCCTTAAACTATGTGCAACGTTGAGCAAGAAAATGGAAATAGAAAAAGCGGAAGGTTATTTACACTTTCAACCGCTTCTACAACAACTAAGAAATCAATTAAACCCCAAGCTATCAATATACGAATTAATCCGATCATGTCTAAAGCAAGGTGTGTTTAGTGAATTCATGA
- a CDS encoding YjcZ family sporulation protein, whose amino-acid sequence MSQGYSGGFAFIVVLFILLVIVGASFC is encoded by the coding sequence TTGAGCCAAGGATATAGCGGAGGGTTCGCTTTTATAGTTGTATTGTTCATTCTATTGGTCATTGTAGGAGCATCATTCTGCTGA
- the yhaM gene encoding 3'-5' exoribonuclease YhaM, giving the protein METGINHYGIGDTIDTYMYIKSSTKALASNGKPFLTLILSDKTGEIEAKLWDVSEENEKTFAAERTVKVQGDIQNYRGRHQLKIRNIRVTTEADGITPADLIQTAPISQEEMMDKITQFIFEMRNPNIQRITRHLLKKYQKEFLTFPAATKNHHEFYSGLAYHVVSMLDLASAVVNLYPKLDKDLLYAGVILHDLGKVFELSGPVSTVYTVEGNLLGHITIMVNEIGKAADELSIKAEEIMILQHLVLAHHGKAEWGSPKPPMVKEAEVLHYIDNLDAKINMMDRALEKVKPGEFTERVFALENRSFYKPNF; this is encoded by the coding sequence ATGGAAACGGGAATTAATCATTATGGAATTGGTGACACAATCGATACATATATGTACATCAAAAGTAGTACCAAAGCTTTAGCAAGTAATGGTAAACCTTTTTTGACGTTGATCCTTTCGGATAAAACGGGAGAAATTGAGGCAAAACTTTGGGATGTTTCAGAAGAAAATGAAAAGACATTTGCTGCGGAACGGACTGTTAAGGTACAGGGAGATATTCAAAACTATCGCGGCCGCCATCAGTTAAAAATACGTAATATCCGTGTTACTACGGAGGCAGATGGAATTACACCTGCTGATCTAATTCAGACGGCGCCGATAAGTCAAGAAGAAATGATGGATAAAATTACGCAATTTATTTTTGAAATGCGCAATCCAAACATTCAACGAATTACACGTCATTTATTAAAAAAATACCAAAAAGAGTTTCTTACATTCCCAGCTGCAACAAAGAATCACCATGAATTTTATTCTGGTCTTGCTTATCATGTTGTGTCAATGCTTGACCTTGCTAGTGCCGTCGTAAATCTATATCCAAAACTGGATAAGGATTTATTATACGCAGGAGTCATTTTACATGATCTTGGGAAGGTATTTGAATTATCTGGACCGGTTTCAACTGTTTATACGGTTGAAGGAAATTTGCTTGGTCACATTACGATTATGGTTAATGAAATTGGTAAAGCAGCTGATGAGTTAAGTATTAAAGCAGAAGAAATTATGATTCTTCAACATCTTGTGCTCGCTCATCATGGGAAAGCGGAGTGGGGAAGTCCAAAACCTCCAATGGTAAAAGAAGCGGAAGTGCTTCATTATATTGATAATCTAGATGCGAAGATTAATATGATGGATCGCGCTCTTGAAAAGGTAAAACCTGGTGAGTTTACGGAGCGGGTGTTTGCCCTTGAAAATCGCAGCTTCTATAAACCAAACTTTTAA
- a CDS encoding sporulation YhaL family protein, with the protein MPIWVWFVFAGILVSAVMAVYTARKDQVQEQDWIEEQGQKYMERMLQEQETRSNESSENNEQKDPA; encoded by the coding sequence ATGCCGATTTGGGTATGGTTTGTTTTTGCAGGAATTCTGGTGAGTGCAGTAATGGCCGTCTATACAGCCAGGAAAGATCAAGTTCAGGAACAGGACTGGATTGAGGAGCAGGGACAGAAATATATGGAACGTATGCTGCAGGAACAGGAAACACGCAGTAATGAATCTAGTGAAAATAACGAACAAAAAGACCCGGCATAG
- a CDS encoding YjcZ family sporulation protein — MSGGYGGGGGFALIVVLFILLVIIGASWL; from the coding sequence ATGTCTGGAGGATACGGTGGAGGCGGAGGCTTCGCGTTAATTGTTGTTTTATTTATTCTATTAGTAATCATTGGCGCTTCTTGGTTATAA
- a CDS encoding ATP-binding protein — MRIKELHVYGYGKLENERFNDLQQLYVFFGENEAGKSTIMSFIHSMLFGFPSKNHEEPRYEPKQQAKYGGRLVLVTERYGEVMIERVKGKAAGDVTVTLESGEVRSEETLHDILHGIDKSYFQSVFSFNLQGLQGVHTMNEGNVGKILLSAGLIGNDVLLEAEDTLQKEMEQRFKPAGQKPSINLQLKKIKELDKQMKLAGDEQEAYKALIEQQKQYTEELAEVKMKSSENEEMQYRYQEFLRIKPIVDERNILDRKLDFLGEQTFIADGIQRLEQFLAVKVQIHSQIVSLIERKQAMLKEQAERKPNEYIQDHKEEIEAALESASFLEKMELEQSVLLQELDRIQKDIRNAYGNLHYPGDETSLLTLDLSNFVKEYVKRLDRDKNRLLDERKQLDEEYKTEKEKLERSEARIAELKERMLPEEKRKQLEDTVGRVSNESFQTLKKALLTEQLAEVEQQYEQQKKRETQNRLRQRNLFGLLGILLAAGAAYSFTQDQVMIGLLLTAGLFILIASRSVFKGQGLAQELSRQLDTLKRKKAALDQEKPIPAEEHTAQLDLLERDREVEKSLRNEMFRHEEREMVFDKSIQKFEGWEHSWKTVYDEILVFHKNWRIKINPTENNLEVIFDMLSQLKALVLEKEEKSNQLTFLKKEITDKTQELLTFSRELGKTTASWKEAVVLLKKALNETLEKTIQSKQLLTEIEKMTLEIEKLTNNRSQIDEEIKKLYNKTGTGEEEEYRQKALKAEEWASLTSRRDLLQIQLQQSQLGHEQIADYLTAQIDGNSLERLSKERKEQSKRQSQLLEQLSDLKHVIQNLEDGGTYEERMHLFMEERAALNEEAKVWGRYAIAKTLLEQTVNSFKQERLPAVIALAEDYFSFLTDGEYTKIRINDSGKGLLVERNDRLTFEAEELSRGTAEQIYASMRLALAVSTFGEDPFPLIIDDGFVNFDQKRTRNMIKLLRQLSETRQIIFFTCHETLLTNFSDSEIHVLKKPNTHSFQ; from the coding sequence ATGCGAATTAAAGAATTACATGTCTACGGCTATGGAAAGCTTGAAAATGAACGATTTAATGATTTACAGCAGTTATATGTGTTTTTTGGAGAAAATGAAGCCGGAAAATCAACCATTATGTCTTTCATTCATAGTATGTTGTTTGGCTTTCCAAGTAAAAATCATGAAGAGCCAAGATATGAACCAAAACAACAGGCTAAGTACGGAGGAAGACTTGTACTTGTTACCGAACGATATGGTGAGGTAATGATTGAACGAGTAAAAGGGAAAGCCGCTGGGGATGTAACGGTTACGCTCGAAAGTGGTGAGGTTAGATCAGAGGAAACGCTGCATGACATCCTTCATGGGATTGACAAGTCCTACTTTCAATCTGTATTTTCCTTCAATTTACAGGGGTTACAGGGTGTACATACAATGAATGAAGGAAATGTTGGAAAAATTTTGCTGTCTGCAGGGTTAATTGGCAATGATGTGCTGCTTGAAGCGGAGGACACTCTCCAAAAAGAAATGGAACAGCGGTTTAAACCTGCAGGTCAAAAACCATCCATCAATCTTCAACTGAAAAAAATAAAAGAATTAGATAAACAAATGAAGCTTGCTGGAGATGAGCAGGAAGCATATAAAGCACTGATTGAGCAACAAAAACAGTACACAGAAGAATTGGCAGAAGTAAAGATGAAAAGCAGTGAAAATGAAGAAATGCAATATAGGTATCAGGAGTTTTTGCGTATTAAACCCATTGTGGATGAACGTAATATCCTTGATCGGAAGTTAGATTTTCTTGGAGAACAAACATTTATTGCGGATGGGATTCAGCGGCTTGAACAATTTCTTGCAGTCAAGGTGCAGATTCACTCACAGATAGTGTCTCTTATCGAAAGAAAACAAGCAATGCTAAAGGAACAAGCAGAGCGAAAACCAAATGAATATATACAAGACCATAAGGAAGAAATCGAAGCAGCTCTGGAATCAGCATCTTTTCTTGAAAAAATGGAACTTGAACAATCAGTCCTTTTGCAAGAACTTGATAGGATACAAAAGGATATTAGAAATGCATACGGTAATCTTCATTATCCAGGAGATGAAACCAGTCTATTAACGCTTGATTTAAGTAATTTTGTAAAAGAGTATGTCAAACGGCTTGATCGGGATAAAAATCGATTACTTGATGAACGGAAGCAGCTGGATGAAGAGTATAAGACAGAAAAAGAAAAGCTTGAACGTTCTGAAGCACGGATAGCTGAGTTAAAGGAAAGAATGCTTCCTGAAGAAAAACGGAAGCAGCTTGAAGATACCGTAGGACGGGTGAGTAATGAAAGCTTTCAGACACTAAAAAAAGCTTTGCTGACTGAGCAACTTGCAGAAGTTGAACAGCAGTATGAACAGCAAAAGAAACGGGAGACTCAAAACCGTTTACGTCAGCGGAACCTTTTCGGATTATTGGGCATTCTTTTGGCAGCTGGAGCTGCATACAGTTTTACCCAAGACCAAGTAATGATTGGGCTTCTTCTAACAGCAGGATTGTTCATACTGATTGCGTCAAGATCGGTATTTAAAGGGCAAGGACTAGCTCAAGAGTTAAGCCGTCAGCTTGATACCTTGAAACGAAAGAAAGCAGCACTGGATCAAGAAAAACCGATTCCAGCTGAAGAACATACGGCCCAGCTCGATCTCCTCGAAAGGGATAGAGAAGTTGAAAAATCCTTGAGAAATGAAATGTTTCGCCATGAAGAACGTGAGATGGTCTTTGATAAGTCTATTCAGAAATTCGAGGGCTGGGAACATTCCTGGAAAACGGTATATGATGAAATCCTAGTTTTCCACAAAAATTGGAGGATCAAGATTAATCCGACTGAAAATAATTTGGAAGTTATTTTTGACATGCTCAGTCAATTAAAAGCTTTAGTGCTAGAAAAAGAAGAGAAAAGCAATCAGTTGACCTTTCTTAAAAAAGAAATAACCGATAAAACGCAAGAACTTCTAACTTTCAGTAGAGAGCTTGGGAAGACAACAGCCTCTTGGAAAGAAGCCGTTGTTTTATTAAAAAAGGCACTGAACGAAACACTTGAAAAAACAATTCAATCAAAGCAGTTACTTACAGAAATAGAAAAAATGACTTTGGAAATAGAAAAACTCACAAATAATCGGTCACAAATAGATGAGGAAATTAAGAAGCTCTATAACAAAACGGGAACAGGAGAAGAAGAAGAGTACCGTCAAAAGGCTCTGAAAGCAGAGGAATGGGCAAGCCTAACTAGTAGAAGGGACCTGCTTCAGATCCAACTTCAACAATCGCAGCTTGGACATGAGCAAATAGCTGACTATTTGACTGCTCAAATTGACGGAAATAGTTTGGAACGGTTGAGTAAGGAACGAAAGGAACAATCCAAACGTCAATCTCAACTGCTAGAACAACTTTCAGATTTGAAGCATGTCATTCAAAATCTTGAGGATGGGGGCACGTATGAGGAACGCATGCATCTCTTTATGGAAGAGCGGGCTGCATTGAACGAGGAGGCAAAAGTCTGGGGTCGATATGCGATTGCCAAAACGCTCCTAGAACAGACGGTTAACAGCTTTAAACAAGAACGTCTGCCGGCAGTGATTGCTTTAGCAGAAGATTATTTTTCCTTCTTGACAGATGGTGAATACACGAAGATACGCATAAATGACAGCGGAAAGGGTCTGCTAGTCGAACGAAATGACCGACTCACTTTTGAGGCCGAAGAATTAAGCAGAGGAACAGCTGAGCAAATTTATGCGTCTATGAGGTTAGCGCTTGCTGTCTCTACTTTTGGAGAGGATCCCTTTCCTTTAATCATTGATGATGGCTTTGTTAACTTTGATCAAAAGCGGACAAGAAATATGATTAAGCTTTTGCGACAATTATCTGAAACAAGACAAATTATCTTTTTCACTTGTCATGAAACATTACTTACTAATTTTTCAGATTCTGAGATACACGTATTAAAGAAACCCAACACGCATTCTTTTCAATAA
- a CDS encoding DoxX-like family protein, whose product MQSKPIYVEIPIDSEMDKLWDSTQRPELHQQWDLRFSSITYLPKPDDDAQDFSYKTNLAFGLSIEGWGTTTGTHNSTNGSRTSSLHFGTNQAYSIIKEGKGYWKYTPGETLTFLTQYDYQVNFGQIGQLFDRSMFRPLIGWATALSFDVLKRWLEKGETPASQYLRFFSTFLLSFTFFFVWTYQGLLPKLIGRHPEEVAMTQALLPLPENYATSAVIVIGIFEILFGLLWLFYQKKRHLFGIQLILFPLLTISAFVADPAVLIDPFNPLTFNISLLVLSIIGFLFSKDTPTSKSCKRKR is encoded by the coding sequence ATGCAATCAAAGCCCATTTATGTGGAAATACCGATAGATTCAGAGATGGATAAGTTATGGGATTCAACGCAACGACCAGAACTGCATCAGCAGTGGGACCTTCGCTTTTCTTCCATTACCTATTTACCAAAACCAGACGATGATGCCCAGGACTTTTCTTATAAAACGAATCTTGCCTTTGGGCTTAGCATTGAAGGCTGGGGGACAACAACAGGTACTCACAACAGCACGAATGGATCAAGGACTTCTTCACTCCATTTTGGAACAAATCAAGCTTATTCAATCATTAAAGAAGGGAAAGGGTATTGGAAATATACCCCTGGGGAAACATTAACTTTTCTCACGCAGTATGATTACCAGGTGAATTTTGGCCAAATCGGTCAGCTTTTTGACAGAAGCATGTTCCGACCGCTTATCGGATGGGCGACTGCACTTAGCTTTGATGTATTAAAAAGATGGCTTGAAAAAGGGGAAACACCTGCTTCCCAATATCTGCGTTTTTTCAGCACTTTTCTGCTTTCCTTTACTTTTTTCTTTGTTTGGACTTACCAAGGATTATTGCCAAAGCTAATCGGCCGGCATCCCGAGGAGGTAGCTATGACCCAAGCGCTTCTGCCACTTCCTGAAAATTACGCGACGTCAGCAGTTATCGTGATTGGTATTTTTGAAATTTTATTTGGTTTACTTTGGCTTTTCTATCAAAAAAAACGTCACTTATTTGGGATTCAACTTATTCTTTTTCCGTTACTCACGATTTCTGCTTTTGTCGCTGATCCTGCTGTTCTCATTGATCCGTTTAATCCATTAACCTTTAATATAAGTTTGCTAGTTCTATCAATCATTGGCTTTTTGTTCAGCAAGGACACTCCTACTTCAAAAAGCTGTAAACGCAAGAGATAA
- a CDS encoding DUF3267 domain-containing protein — translation MNSWKSINLSRQYDSQRIFFLSLFTMLLSFIAIHTLIAPFTSGLAMYDDHSLLLIIFIILLYPVHKLLHYLPLLGQLKKIKTQITYNYTFFPTIKIIIHEPISKQLYLLTLFIPFFIVSLGLLTCTLTFPHYTHYFTILFALHTGLCVTDFICLKTITGSPNRCFVEEHADGYDILTLAD, via the coding sequence ATGAATAGCTGGAAATCAATTAATCTATCAAGACAATATGACAGTCAGCGAATTTTCTTTTTATCATTATTCACCATGCTGTTATCTTTTATTGCCATACACACACTTATCGCTCCATTTACGTCTGGATTGGCTATGTATGATGATCACAGTCTTTTACTAATCATCTTCATTATCTTATTATATCCCGTCCATAAGCTTTTGCACTACCTGCCGCTCCTTGGACAGCTGAAAAAAATTAAAACGCAAATCACATATAACTATACCTTTTTTCCAACTATTAAAATTATCATTCACGAACCCATTTCTAAACAATTATATCTTCTGACACTTTTTATCCCTTTCTTTATTGTATCACTTGGTCTACTCACTTGTACCCTTACATTCCCACATTATACCCATTACTTTACCATTTTATTTGCTTTACACACAGGCCTCTGTGTAACAGATTTCATTTGTTTAAAAACCATTACTGGTTCTCCCAACCGATGCTTTGTTGAAGAACATGCTGATGGATACGACATATTGACCCTAGCAGATTAA
- a CDS encoding peptidylprolyl isomerase, which translates to MRKWVLSIAVTTSLLGLTACNSGGDDSEAVVTTKAGDISKDELYNEMKEKYGDQVLQELVYEKVLSEKYKVTDKELDAKVAELKEQMGDNFATALAQSGYEDEDALKSSMRIGMLQEKAAIKDIKVKESEIKKRYEETQPQIKARHILVADEKTAKDVKAKLAKGEKFEDLAKEVSTDTGSKEAGGDLGWFGTGAMLPEFEAAAYKLKKGEISEPVKTEYGYHIIELQDKKEKESYDKMKAKLEYDLKVEKIEADKVQSILDKELEDAKVKIKDKDLEDALTPAPAAPAAQ; encoded by the coding sequence ATGAGAAAATGGGTATTATCCATCGCGGTTACAACAAGTCTTCTAGGATTAACTGCGTGCAACAGCGGAGGAGACGACTCCGAAGCAGTGGTAACCACTAAAGCAGGAGATATTTCGAAGGACGAGCTTTATAATGAAATGAAAGAGAAATACGGTGACCAAGTTCTTCAAGAGCTTGTTTATGAAAAAGTTCTTTCAGAAAAATATAAAGTGACAGATAAAGAACTAGATGCAAAAGTGGCTGAGCTCAAAGAACAAATGGGTGATAATTTTGCAACAGCATTAGCTCAATCAGGATACGAAGATGAAGATGCTCTTAAGAGTTCAATGAGAATTGGTATGCTGCAAGAAAAAGCAGCAATTAAAGATATTAAAGTAAAAGAATCTGAAATCAAAAAACGCTACGAAGAAACACAACCGCAAATCAAAGCTAGACATATCCTAGTGGCTGATGAGAAAACTGCCAAGGATGTAAAAGCTAAACTTGCAAAAGGTGAAAAGTTTGAAGATCTAGCTAAGGAAGTTTCTACAGATACTGGTTCTAAAGAAGCTGGCGGCGATTTAGGATGGTTCGGAACGGGCGCTATGCTTCCAGAATTTGAAGCAGCTGCCTATAAGCTGAAAAAAGGTGAAATTAGTGAACCTGTTAAAACAGAATACGGGTATCACATCATCGAACTTCAAGATAAAAAAGAAAAAGAATCATATGATAAAATGAAAGCTAAACTTGAATACGATCTTAAAGTTGAAAAAATTGAGGCAGATAAAGTACAATCTATCCTTGATAAAGAGCTTGAAGATGCAAAAGTGAAAATCAAAGATAAAGATCTAGAAGATGCTTTGACTCCAGCGCCTGCAGCTCCTGCAGCACAATAA
- a CDS encoding metallophosphoesterase family protein, whose amino-acid sequence MSQIRFIHTADLHLDSPFAGLSHLPDYLVKALRESPFRAFQNIIETAISQKVDFIIIAGDLFDGENRNLRTQVRFRSEMERLDRAGIEVYMIHGNHDHLNGSWIQLELPKNVTVFGGKTDVKVYSKQDGTMASLYGFSYQQRHVTERMIDTYRKTASEGYHIGLLHGSLEGVAGHSPYAPFTIKDLVEKDFHYWALGHIHKSQVISELPLAIYPGNIQGRNRKESGPKGCFLIEMENRTISRNFIESAEFIWDTVVIPIHDQPSFDEILTSTRDVIEQRKQTGSKLLLELELEISSLEPSLISLQLLDDLLAILQDEAEQIESLCWPYKIKIANHQELVLTHTETPFTSELLALAEGFTDFEGALQSLYKHPGARRYLDVLDEEERKGLLEESRQMLFQLFKT is encoded by the coding sequence ATGAGCCAGATTCGATTTATACATACAGCGGATCTTCACTTGGACAGCCCATTTGCAGGGCTGAGTCATTTACCCGATTATTTAGTTAAGGCGCTTCGTGAAAGTCCATTTCGTGCGTTTCAGAACATTATTGAAACAGCTATTTCACAAAAAGTAGATTTTATAATCATTGCAGGAGATTTATTTGATGGTGAAAATCGGAATTTAAGAACTCAGGTCCGTTTCCGTTCAGAAATGGAAAGACTGGATCGAGCAGGAATAGAAGTCTATATGATTCATGGAAATCATGATCATTTGAATGGTTCATGGATTCAGCTTGAGCTTCCAAAGAACGTTACCGTTTTCGGAGGAAAGACGGATGTGAAGGTATATAGCAAACAGGATGGAACAATGGCAAGCCTATACGGCTTCAGTTATCAGCAGAGACATGTAACGGAAAGAATGATTGATACCTATAGGAAGACTGCGAGTGAGGGCTATCATATCGGTCTCCTTCATGGCAGTCTTGAAGGAGTAGCTGGACACAGCCCTTATGCACCGTTTACGATCAAAGACTTGGTTGAAAAGGATTTTCATTACTGGGCGCTTGGACATATTCATAAAAGTCAAGTGATCTCGGAGCTGCCGCTGGCCATCTATCCCGGTAATATTCAAGGAAGAAACAGAAAAGAAAGCGGTCCAAAAGGCTGTTTCCTTATTGAAATGGAAAATAGGACTATCTCCCGAAACTTCATAGAAAGTGCTGAATTTATTTGGGATACGGTCGTGATCCCAATCCATGATCAGCCTTCATTTGATGAGATATTAACTTCAACGAGAGACGTAATTGAGCAGAGAAAGCAAACTGGTTCTAAACTTTTACTTGAATTAGAGCTCGAAATCTCATCCCTTGAACCGTCTCTTATCTCCCTACAGCTGTTGGATGATCTATTAGCTATTTTACAAGATGAGGCTGAGCAAATAGAATCTCTTTGCTGGCCGTATAAAATAAAAATAGCGAATCATCAGGAATTGGTCTTAACACATACAGAAACGCCATTTACGAGTGAACTTCTTGCGCTTGCTGAAGGATTTACAGATTTTGAGGGTGCCCTTCAATCACTATATAAACATCCAGGAGCAAGGCGTTATTTAGATGTGCTCGATGAAGAAGAACGAAAAGGACTGCTTGAGGAATCTCGACAGATGCTGTTTCAATTATTTAAAACGTAA